Genomic segment of Pukyongiella litopenaei:
ATTGGCGTAGGCGCCGGACTCGATCTGCGCCTGCACATATTTCTGCATCGGTTCGGTCAGGTGGACGTTTGGCATCAGACTCTCCTATCCATGCTCAATCGTATCAGATACTGACATAAATCTTCAAGCTCATGTTCGATCCCAACATAGGCACCAACACAAGTTCGTTGCCCCACCCCGTCCTTCTGTTCCTGGATTCCAGCCGGGGAACCAGGCACGACAGTTTCCCGATACTGCCCCTCCCGAGACCATGAGCGCTACGACACGCCGTTTGACGGACTCATGCGGTCCAGTCTTCCGTGACCGCTTTCGTGGCCGCATTGGAACGCCATATTTGTATTTGGTTACAGATGTTTGTTTGGTAGCCAACGTGAAACAGGGCCGCAATTTTGGCCGCTTTTACTACGCCACAAAAGCCCACACCGGCGTCAGAACTCGGAAGCCGTCAAGCGACACAAGCTGACAGTTGCACGCCACTATCAATCAAATCTCCTTGCTATCATTAATGTTGTTTCGTATCGCTGCACCATTGTAGATGGAGTCGGCATCATGAAGCACGTGATCCACGGCGTGGCAACAGCCACGGCAATAAGCATATCCGGACTAATGGCCTCGTCAGCACCGGCTCAGGCCTATCAGGTCGACTGTGCGATCCTCCTTTGCCTTGCGGGCGGGTGGCCTGCCTCCGCGCCCTGCGCCCATGCCAGAGCGGTCTTCATTCGGCGGATCACGCCATGGCCGATCGAGCCGCCCTTACAAATCTGGCGGTGTCCGATGGGTGTGTCGTTCAAAGACCCCAGTCCAATGTCGCCTATGGAACGCCTTTATGACATCACGTTCCGCGATCCGCCCGAACCGCAGGAATCGACTCCGATACCCCTTGTCCGCGTCAAAGCGGATGAACAAGCCGACATCGACATCTCGGGCGACGCCTTTGATTTCGTGCGCAGCATACGGGTCTATCACATCCAGTATCGCCAGCACGAAAACCGAGATGGCGACTGCAATCGCAGCGACTCGACGCGATTGGGGTCCTACGGCGTGCAGGGCGACTACCGATGGACAAGATCCACCGTGGGCCAAGTGCCGGCCGCATCCGGCCTGAGCATCCCGAATGGATGTGGCAGCTACTTTTACCGTTCCGTCTTCGTCGACTGGCGTGATCACGCCGGGAACTATGGTTCTGAAGAAGTTCGCTACTGACAAAATCTGCGCGCGGTTTTGCCGCGCGCGTCATCTCAACCCCGCACGGGAGGCTGTGCAAAACCCCTGAAAAGGAGACGACGCCAGACCGTGAAGCCTGACGCCGTGCTAGAAAACTCCGTGAACAAGAGTTTCCTAGCGCACCGCCAAAACACCTGCAACCAGCAAAGTTGTTTTGCTGGCAAGAATGTTGTTGTCTCACGACATGGCGTCGGATCTCCAAGGAGACCTCGACCATGGAACCTACGACCGGCCTGATCCTGCGACGGATCACGCAGACAAATCTCTCTGTTGCTGCGCACAAGCTTGCTACCCTCATCCTCGATGCCATCGCCTGGAAGGATGGCTACAACGGTTTGTCGCGCGGAACGGCAGCCTTCACCCTCTCTGCCCTAGCGGAGAAGATGGGTGTCTCACGACAATATCTTTCGGTTCTTTTGAGCGAACTTGAGACGTCGGAGTTGCAGCTCGAGCGGGCGAAGCCGAATGGCAAGTTCGCGCCCTGGATCTTTCGGTTTTCCGCCTTCGACGAGGAGAGTGAAACCCATGATCTCGTGTCAGGTGAAGGCGACACATCACTATCTAGAGATAATAATAACAAAACTATCTTCTCAGGGCTGATCGAAATCACCGCGAGTTCGAACGTTTTCCAGACCAGTTGGGCGGAGCTCATCAAAGCAGCGAAGGCCACGTTGCCCTGCTGGAACATCGACACCCAGGTCATCTGGGATCGCTTCCTCGCCTTCAACCGGTCCCGAGGCAACGGAAAGGTGCCGGCCGGCTTCCTGCTTGGCTTCATGCGCCGATGGCGAAATTCGTGGGGAACTCCAACTCGTCCCGCGGTCAAGCCGCCCGCGAGACCAATAACGGATCCCAAAGAGCGCGAATTGCTGAGACAGATGCAAGCCGCACCAACTGCGAACCGCCAGTTCCACGCGTCCGACTTGTGTCGCTTGATCGGACACGCTGCCTACGAAGCGCGAGTACTGGAAGTAATCCGCAAGTTTGGGTGTCAGAGGTTCTCAGCAACCTTGGCGGTGCACGGACGAGCGGTGTTAGCAGGGGAAATTTCCAGGTAGGTTCGCTTGCTCGGACTTGGAGTCCATGAAAGCCCCGCTACAGATGTCAAGTTCCGATAGTGAAGTTTATGTTAAATTTCGAAGAATTCAGCGCGTAGGGACTTATTATGCAGCCTAAAGTCGACATCAAACTGCATCGGATTGTTTCATCCGAGCAGACAAATGTTGCTGACTACATTTAGATCGTTCCGTTCCTCCATTAATCGTGAAGCATCTGATGTGATGTCAATTTCCAGGCCAGAGTCCTTTTCTTGCAGAATCGCTGGCTACCCGTCACGCGCCCACGCAATTGCGGACTCGGTATCGCTGGATTCGAACCACTGCATCTCGGAGCCCGTCAATAGGTTGACCACCCGTGCGCCCCATTCCATCCATCTGCGTTCTCCGACAACCGCTATGCGACCGAAATCGTTCGCGTGGGCGGTGTCGACCTTCAGATCTTCTAGCATCGCCGAAGGCTCTTCGTAGCCCTCGAAACTTGTAAGGTCGAGAACCAGACCCGGATTATCGGTTGTTCCAAGACGCTCATGAAGCAGCGCGTGCATTTACTTGAATTCTGTCTCCGTCAACTTGCCTTCGCAGACGAGCCCGATGACATCATCACGCTCGGTCAGCGTTTCCTTGAACATTGGTCTTCTCCTTTTCACTTGCGTTGCCGTGACCGTAGAGATCGGCGTTCTGATGAGCGCGATCCTCGTGCTCGAATTCGAGGCTGGAATGGCTGATGCCGAATTCTTCCTTCAGCCGCTCCTTGATCGCGCTCTTGATCTCTTCGATCTTCGACCATCCCTCGGCTGCCACGACGACATGACAGTCGAGCGCAGCCTCGTGCTCTTGCATTTGCCAGAGATGGACGTGGTGGACGTCGGCGACGCCTTCGACTTTCCGCATCGCTTCGACGACGGCCTCGTTGTCGATGTCCGGCGGGCTCCCGAGCATCAGGGTTCGGATTGGGCCGCCTATTTCAGTGAAAGACAGATACAGGATGTAGGTCGCGATGCCGATGGTGATGGCAGGATCGACCCAACGCATGTCGTAAAGGATGATCAGCGACCCAGCGACGATAACCGCGACCGAAGCAAGCGCATCCGAAAGGTTGTGGAGAAAAAGCGCACGGATGTTCACGCTCCCCTTCTGCATCGAATAGGTCAGCATTGCGGTCAGCGTGTCGACCACAAGCGCGATTCCACCGAGAATGACGACGGTCCACCCCATGACTTCGGGTGGATCAATCATGCGCATGCCACCTTCGTAGATCAGATAGAAGCCGATCACGATGAGGGTGGTGTAGTTGATCAGGGCCGCGACGATTTCGACCCGGCCATAGCCGAAGGTCATGCGCTCATCGGCCGGGCGGCGCGCGATCTTGCGTGCGGCAAAGGCAATGACAAGCGAGGCCATATCGGAAAAGTTGTGCAGCGCATCGGCGATCAGTGCCAGGCTGCCCGACAATATGCCCCCGACGATTTGCGCAACGGTAAGAAGCCCGTTCGCCCAGATCGCGATGGCAACCCGCCGATCGCCAGAATCCGGATCGATATGCGCGTGCCCGTGGTCATGTGGCATTGGCAGGCTCCTCATGCGCGTGTGTCGCGCGTCGGTCAGTCTTGAGGCGGTCGCTGCGGAAACCACGAACGCGCGCATTCATCCAGTGGCGTATGATATGACGGTAAAGGGCACCACGCAGCCATCCAAAGGATTGCTCATGGGAAAAATAGAAGGCGTCCGGCGTATCAAACACGCCGAAATCCTGCACGATGCCGGTTTTCTGAATGTAGGTATCTTCTCCGTTCCAGGCGACGGGAGGCGCGCCAAGGCAATCCGTGCCCGCGCCATAACCGCAGAGACTTTCTGTGTCCGAGAATGACGTTTGCAGGACATCGAGGAAAGCGTCATCCAGGATGAAGCCTTCAAGGTTGATCCAGGCACCTTGAAATTCGATCTCGACCCATGAGTGGAGAATTTCCTGCGGAGCAAGCGGATACACCAGCTCAGGGACAACACCGCGCTGCAAGCCTTTGTGGATCGTAAACCCATGCAACCGGCAACGAATGCCGACACCACGCAGCAGCGCCATCAAGAGCGTGCTTTTGGTATTGCACTGCCCATAGCCGTCGGAAAGCACTTCGGATGCGGGGATGTCGTCAGCTCGATTGTATCCGAACGCGATTTCATTCCGAACGAAATCATAGGCAGCTCCGATCCGATCGTATTCGGATAAGCCGCGCCAGCTGCGGTTCTCAATTAGACGCGCAAGAGGCGCGGCATCAAAATCCAGTAGTTTGGTGGGTACAAGTAGGGGGTCGATCATCTGCAACGGGTCGCTCCTCGAATCGTCTTGGAACAAGACTAATTGCTATAGTCACTATAGCTTCAATCCTTTCTTTCAGAAAGAATCTCCCGCAACTATTTGTCCGTGTGAACCGCTTTGTGGTGTTCGCCGTGTGCGTCGCGCAGGATGTCGATACCGCCCCAGGCCGCGATCCCGGCGACGATCACACCGACGACAAGGTCCGGCCAGTTGGTTCCTAGCCAAGCGACGAGGCCACCGGCCACGACGATCCCGAGGTTCGCGGCGAAATCGTTGTAACTGAAGGTGTTGGCCGCGCGGATATTGACGTTTGGATTTTTGAGCTTAGCGAGCAGCCAAACGCAGACTGCGTTGATAGCCGCCGCGATCAGGGCCATTGCAATCATGATCGTCCCGAGCGGATCTGACCCACCGATGTAGCGGCGCCACGCATCGTAGAGGATGCCTGCAGCGAACAGGATCAGCAGCCCGCCGGAAACGTTCGCCGCCCCGCGTTTCCATTTGGCGGATCGGGACAAAGCGAAAAGGCTGATCGCGTAGACGAAGCTGTCGGAGAGGTTATCGAGCCCGTTGGCGATCAGGGCACTTGAGTCGCCGAAGGCGCCTGTTGCGAAAAAAGCCACGGCCAAACCGATATTGAGCGCCAGAACGATCCAAAGCGTCCGTCTCTCCATTGAATCTTGTCTAGCGGCCATTTTGTGGTTCCAGCTTGTGTTGTACGACACATTAACTTCTGCGGCAGATCTGCGTTCCAGCCGGAATGTTGGCTGAATTCCTTCAGGCCCCGATTTCCTCGTGTTCGGTCAAGCATTCCGAATGGTCCCGCAACACCTCAAGCACCTTGCAATCTCCCGTCCGCCCGCCGCTGCATTCGTGAACCATGCGTTTCAGTTCCGTGCGCAGCGCCTTCAGGCGGGCCATGCGCTGCTCCACCTGTTTGAGCTGGCGACGCGCGATGGCATCAGCCTCATCACAGGGCCGGTTGGGATGGTCGCTGAGGTCGAGCAGCTCGCGGATCGCATCGAGCGAGAAACCGAGTTGTCGCGAATGGCGGATGAAGGACAGCCGGTCGAGCTGTGCATTGTCGTAGCGCCTCTGCCCGCCTTCGGTCCTGCCAGGTTCGGGCATGAGCCCAATCTGTTCGTAGTACCGGATGGTCTGCACCTTCGTGCCAGTCTTCTTTGACAGAGTACCGATCGTGAGCATTTTCGCCTCCATGAAAAAGATACAGTTTGTGTAGGTTTTGCCGTCGGAATAAACAAGTGTCGGTTTCACAGACGCGTGAGTTCAAGCTATACCATGATTTCGTGCTTGAACCTCTAGCGGCTAGAGGATGTATCCGCACTTGCAATAAGAATCAAAAACAGGCGAACAGGATTGTCCCTTACATCGGCACAGAAGTTTCTTTGGGTTTTGGCAGGCGTGGCAGCGCTTGCCTTCGTATGGCTCTTGCTATGGTCCGATTATCGTGCCGATAGCGCCCGAACTGACGCCGAGCCGCCTTTTTTCGCTGAGTTCGAACTGACGGACCACCAGGGTATGGTTCAAACCGAGGAGGACTTTGCGGGGCGCTGGATGCTGGTTTTTTTCGGCTTTACCAACTGCCCCGACGTCTGCCCGACGACCCTATCTGAGGTCGCGGCGGTGATGGACGGTCTGGGCGACGATGCCGCCAAGGTCCAGCCGATTTTCATCACCATCGACCCCGAACGGGACACGCCCGCCGCACTCGCCGAATACGTCCCGCTGTTCGATGCGGGCATCATCGGTCTGACCGGCACGCCGGAACAGATCGCCGCCACATCCGAGACGTTTCCGATCTTCTTTGAACGCGTCGAAGAGGCTGCGGCGCCGGATGGTTACACGATGGGCCACACGTCGCATTTGTTCCTCTTCGATCCCGACGCGGGCTTCGCCGACTCGTGGCCCTACGGCACCTCCGCCGAAGAGATACTCGCCGATCTGGAAGAGAGGTTCTGACCGACATGAACCGTATGTCCGGAGAAACAGCCCTCGGGCTGGCGTGGATCATCGCGCTCGTCGCCTCGCTTGCCGTGCTTTTTGTCGGCGAGGTGCTGGGGCAGACGCCCTGTGTGCTGTGCTGGTTCCAGCGCGC
This window contains:
- a CDS encoding SCO family protein → MSLTSAQKFLWVLAGVAALAFVWLLLWSDYRADSARTDAEPPFFAEFELTDHQGMVQTEEDFAGRWMLVFFGFTNCPDVCPTTLSEVAAVMDGLGDDAAKVQPIFITIDPERDTPAALAEYVPLFDAGIIGLTGTPEQIAATSETFPIFFERVEEAAAPDGYTMGHTSHLFLFDPDAGFADSWPYGTSAEEILADLEERF
- a CDS encoding transglutaminase-like domain-containing protein, translated to MIDPLLVPTKLLDFDAAPLARLIENRSWRGLSEYDRIGAAYDFVRNEIAFGYNRADDIPASEVLSDGYGQCNTKSTLLMALLRGVGIRCRLHGFTIHKGLQRGVVPELVYPLAPQEILHSWVEIEFQGAWINLEGFILDDAFLDVLQTSFSDTESLCGYGAGTDCLGAPPVAWNGEDTYIQKTGIVQDFGVFDTPDAFYFSHEQSFGWLRGALYRHIIRHWMNARVRGFRSDRLKTDRRATHAHEEPANAT
- a CDS encoding STAS/SEC14 domain-containing protein; its protein translation is MHALLHERLGTTDNPGLVLDLTSFEGYEEPSAMLEDLKVDTAHANDFGRIAVVGERRWMEWGARVVNLLTGSEMQWFESSDTESAIAWARDG
- a CDS encoding cation transporter; this encodes MERRTLWIVLALNIGLAVAFFATGAFGDSSALIANGLDNLSDSFVYAISLFALSRSAKWKRGAANVSGGLLILFAAGILYDAWRRYIGGSDPLGTIMIAMALIAAAINAVCVWLLAKLKNPNVNIRAANTFSYNDFAANLGIVVAGGLVAWLGTNWPDLVVGVIVAGIAAWGGIDILRDAHGEHHKAVHTDK
- a CDS encoding cation diffusion facilitator family transporter, translating into MPHDHGHAHIDPDSGDRRVAIAIWANGLLTVAQIVGGILSGSLALIADALHNFSDMASLVIAFAARKIARRPADERMTFGYGRVEIVAALINYTTLIVIGFYLIYEGGMRMIDPPEVMGWTVVILGGIALVVDTLTAMLTYSMQKGSVNIRALFLHNLSDALASVAVIVAGSLIILYDMRWVDPAITIGIATYILYLSFTEIGGPIRTLMLGSPPDIDNEAVVEAMRKVEGVADVHHVHLWQMQEHEAALDCHVVVAAEGWSKIEEIKSAIKERLKEEFGISHSSLEFEHEDRAHQNADLYGHGNASEKEKTNVQGNADRA
- a CDS encoding MerR family transcriptional regulator; the encoded protein is MLTIGTLSKKTGTKVQTIRYYEQIGLMPEPGRTEGGQRRYDNAQLDRLSFIRHSRQLGFSLDAIRELLDLSDHPNRPCDEADAIARRQLKQVEQRMARLKALRTELKRMVHECSGGRTGDCKVLEVLRDHSECLTEHEEIGA